The genomic stretch GAAGGGCGCATAGCACCAGGAAGAAACTGATTTGCCAAGAGATTACGATGATCAAATCGGATCATAAATCGGCCCCTTTTTTCGCATAATATTTCTTTAATGTATGATATACCAGGTTGTCTATGTCATTTAGTGATTTGGAAAAATCGAAGTTCTTCACCAGATTATCCAGATGCTCGTCACAGTTACGCACCACGCGCTTGATATCGTATAATGAAGATGGATTCACGCTCAATTCGCTGATCCCCATACCGATCAACAACGGAGTATATTCCTTCAACGATGCCATTTCACCACACACTGATATGCTACGGTTATACTTGTTGGCACTTGCAATGGTGAGCCGGATCAATTTGAGCACAGCCGGATGGTGTTGAATAAAATAGCGACTCACTGTGTCGTTATTACGATCCACCGCCAAAGTATATTGCACCAGATCATTTGTGCCCAGGGAAAGGAAATCGCATTCCCGGGCCAGAGATTCGGAGCTGATCGCAGCCGAGGGAATCTCGACCATGGTGCCCACCTGGATGTCGTAATCGTACTTTACACCCTGTTCATACAGCTCGTCCGCACAGGACTTCAATTCTCTTTTGGCCTGCAAAAAGTCCTCTACGTCGATGATCATGGGAAACATGATGCGGATATTGCCCAAAACCGAGGCACGCAGAATGGCGCGAAGCTGTGTGCGTAGCACTTCCGGATGTGCCAAAGAAAAACGGATACCGCGGTTTCCCAAATAGGGATTCTCTTCTTTGGGGCTGTCTATGGAATGGGTGAGTTTATCCCCACCCAGATCGAAAGTGCGGATGGTAAGGATCTTGGGCGCAATCTTTGTTGCCAAACTGTGATAAATCTCGTATTGTTCATCTTCCGAAGGAAGGTCATTGCGTGAGAGGAAGAGAAATTCGGTTCTGAACAAACCCACACCATCAGCATTGAGCTCATTCACTTGGTCAATCTCCGCAGGAATCCCGATGTTCAAGGTCATGGTGATGTTTCGTCCAGACAGAGTAATGGCGGGATCTTCGCGTAGTAATCTCTGTTTTTGGGAGATCAATTCCAGTATCTGCATTTTTTGGGCATAGAACTCCAGGGCTTCATCATCCGGATCGTTTACCACCAAACCCAGTTCGCCGTCGATGATGAGATGGTCTCCTTCGTGAATATGCTCCCGCAGATCGGGAATAGCGCCCACACAAGCTATGCTGAGCGCACGGCTTAAAATCGCTGAGTGTGAAGTAATACTGCCCACTTCACAGACATAAGCCCGTACACCCATTTTGTTCAAAAGACTTACTTCACTGGGATGAATCTCGTGGAATATGGGTATGGTCTCTGGTCCCAACTTAGCAAAGGGATCGCTCTCCAGCTTCAGAATCTTCAGCAATAGGCGGTTGCGAACGTCCCGAAAATCAGCAGCCCGCTGAGCGAACATCTCGTTTTGCATACTGCTGAAAAATTCTATTGCCTCGCTAAAGGCTTCCTGGATCGCCAGAGCTGCGTTTTTGTATTCCTTCAGGATTTTGTTTTGAATATTCTTCCGAATGTCGGGATCGGCCAGGATATCCAGATGAGAGCTCAGTATCTCCATCTCGTTTTTATTCAGGCTATGTGCGCCTAGATGTTCTTTGATCTCTGCTGCTGCCTTTGCGCAAGCTTGAATATATACAGTCTCTTCTTCCTTGGTTTCTTCTGGTAGAATCTTATGCTGGGGCACATCCAGCCCACGCTGATCAATATATACCGCTATTCCCGCAGCCAATCCCTTGGCAAGGCTGTTCCCACGAACTTCCTTCATAATTCTACTCTCCAAAACCGGAGGAAATCATTTCCGAGATTTCGTCTATCAGATATTCTTCATCCACTCCATCGGCGATCAATTCCAAAGAACTACCACATTCCGCCGCCAACATCATCACACCCATGATGCTTTTACCGTTTACCTGGGTACCATCTTTTTCGATGTGAAATTCCGAACGGTACTTTGTGGCTGCACGTACCAAGAGAGCAGATGGACGGGCATGTAAACCAAGCTTATTCTTTACTATCACTGTCTTTCTCATCATCTTCTATCTTCTTTTGCATGGTTTTCTTGCGGATTTCGTCGTGGATTTTGCGGTTGAAGTCTTCAGCGGCATCGTATCCAACACCCTTCAGGATCATATTCATCGCCGCCACTTCTACTATTACAGATACATTCTTCCCCGGAGATACAGGCAGATAGATGATGGGAATCTTTACCCCGAGATGCTCCGCATAACTGTTGGACAGCCCGATACGCTCGTAATCCATGTTTTCCTGCCATGGCATCAGCTCGATTTGCAAATCGATAGTCTTTTGCCGGCGAGTACGCTCTATGCCAAACATACGTTCCACATTCACAAAGCCCACTCCACGAATCTCCATGAAGTGTCCAAACTCACGCCCCGGACGACCATAAAGCTGTTCATCCAAATAGCGTAGCGTGATGAGGTCGTCGCCCACCAGACTGTGACCCCTGTGCACCAGATCCAGTGCGCATTCGCTCTTACCGATACCACTTTTACCGGTGAGCATGATGCCCAGTCCAAACACATCCACCAATGTAGCGTGAATGGTTTTTTCCAAGGCAAAGATATCCTGCAAATAGCGGGATAAATGCTGGATCAGATTGATGGTGGACAGCCGGCTGGAGAGCAGGGCAATATTGAGGTCGTTTGCCAGATACTCTATCACCGGGGGCAGTGTGAGACCTTTACTGATGATGATGCAGGGAATGTCCGTCTTGAACATGTCTCTCACGCGGGACACGAGGTCTTCTTCTTTCATGGATTGCAGATAGCGCACCTCGGTCTCGCCAAAGACCTGAATGCGCTCTGCTGAAAACACTTCCAGATATCCGGCCAAGGCCAGTCCCGGACGGTTCACATGAGGCGAACTCACTTTCTTGGAGAGGGTTTCCGGCTCTGTAACCAAGGAAAGAGCCAGATCCTTCTTCTTGGCATCAAAGAATTCTCGAACTGTGATTTCCTTCATATAATCCTTTTCTCTTTAATGCCCCCTTCGGAATAGAGGAAGGGGGCCAATGGATTCTTTTATGCGGAAGGCAATGTGCCGGCCACAGCAAACGCTTTAAGGCTCAAAGAGCTTATAATTCTCGTTGTCCTTTTTAACCAATACATTGATGCGGTCTGTTTCGATGTTTCTGAAGATGAAAAAATCTTCCTTACTTGCGTCCATCTTATCCAGGGCTTCCTGGATCTCCATCAGTTCGGTAACCACACGTTTGGTTTTGATTGTTTTACGGGCGTGATCCTGATTGTTCACTTGTATGTCTGACGCGCGGGAGAAATCATTGAATTGCTCCTTCAACGCCCGCTTCTGATGATCCGTTACACGGTCTTTCAGTTTCTTTATCTGAGCTTCCATTTTTTCCAGAGATGTGTCGATGGAAAGGTACATATCCATCTCCTCTGCAGTAGCCTGCAATCCAAATTTGCCGGCATGCAGAGAAAGCTCGCAGAGATTGCGGCTGTTCTCCAAAGCCAGAGTGACGTGGATGGTGATAATCTGGTCAAAGTACTTCTTTAGTTTCAGGCAAGAACTTTCCACGTAGTCCCGGATCGCCTTTGTCAGTTCAAAATGGCGTGCTGTAATCGTGATTTGCATGTTGATCCTCCTGTTAAATTTTGTGAATGGAGAGTTCGCGCAGATCTTCCACGGATTCCATAATTGCCTCGGAAAGAGTGGGATGGGCAAATACGATATCCTCAATGGATTCTGCAGTCATGTGACCTGAGATCATGATGGCGCCCTGAGCTATTAACTCAGCGGCTCCAGTACCCATGATGTGCATACCCACCAATTCGCCGTTATCTTTTCTGGCGATAGTCTTTACAAAGCCCTGGGTAGCAGACATTGACATGGCCTTCCCACTGGCGGAGAAGGGGAATTTTCCGATGATGATCTCGCCGAATTTCTCTTTGGCATCAGCTTCATTGTAGCCAACTGAGCCAATTTCCGGATTGGTGAAAGTGCAACGCGGAATATTCACATATTCCAAACCGCATGTGCGAGCGGTAGTCCCTTTCAACAGATGTGCGATGTGTCCCGCTGCCAGCAAACCCTGTTTACTGGCGGTATGAGCCAATTGCAGCTTGGCCGTCACATCGCCGATGGCATAGATTCCGGGTTCGGATGTGCGCATCAATTCGTCGATAGATATAGCTCCTTTATCTGTTTTAAGGTCAAAACCTGTACTTTGAATGTCATACGAAGGTAGCCTGCCCACCGAAAGCAGTACTTTCTCGGCGCGCAATTCGCTCTCATTACCTAGTTTCAAGAGCATTTCCTTCCCGTCTTTTTCTATGCTATGCACCGCAGTATTGGTCATCACTTTGATTCCGCTCTTCTTCAGCGCCAGGGCCAGGCGTTTGGATATCTCTTCATCTTCCAAGGCTACCAGACGCGGCAGGAATTCTATGATGCTCACTTTAACGCCAAAAGCCGCATAGATGGAGGCAAATTCACAACCGATAACACCCCCGCCTACTATTGCGAGGCTTTCAGGCAGGCTGTCCATCTGTAGGATGCCGGTGGAACTCATGATGTCCTGCTCGTCTATCGTGATGCCGCGCAAGCTCTTGGCAGTACTGCCGGTGGCAATTATCACAAATTTTGATTTGAAGCTCTGATCATCTGCGGTTTTTACTTCGAAAGCATCCTGATGCTTGATGATTTCCGTAACTGCACTGTGATGCAGGGCAATCTTGCGTTTCCGATACAAAAATTCGATGCCGCCCACCAGTTGTTCCACGATCTTGTTTTTGCGTTCAAACACCTGCGCATAATCCAAGTGTATGTCGGTTGCAGGCAGGCCATATACTTCCGCCTCACGCATTTCCCGGTACAATTCGGCACTTTTTACCAGTGCTTTCGTAGGAATGCAACCCCGGTTCAAGCACACTCCGCCCAAGCGTTCTTTTTCGATAAGCAGACAGCTAATGCCATATTGTGAGAGGCGAATGGCCGCTTCATAGCCTCCGGGACCTCCGCCGATTACTATTACATTGTAGTTTCCCAAAACAACCTCTATTTTCTTCTTAATCTACTGTTCAAGATACCCATCTCATCACGATACTTGGCGATGATGCGGCGCGAGATATTCAGTCCTTCCCCTTTTAGGATTTCCACCAAAGCCCTGTCCGAAAGCGGCTTTTTCTTGTCTTCGGAATCCACCAGACGGATAATGCAATTCTTTACCTTGTGCCTGGAGATGCTCTCGTAGTTATCGTCCCGTCCCGCCGTGGAAGTAAAGAAATCCTTGAATGCAAAAACCCCGTAGGGAGTCTCAGCATATTTATGCTTCACCACACGGCTGATGGTCGATTCGCTCTTCCCCAGATCTTGCGCTATCGCACTGTAGGTGAGTGGTTGCATTACTCCGCTGCCATTATAAAAGAAATCGTGCTGATGCTTGATGATGGACAGCGACACCTGTTCCAGAGTGCGCATCCTCATATAGATGGATTTGATCAGGAACTTGGCGCTATTGATCCGCTCCCGCACATAGGAGGTGGTTTCCTTGTCGAAGTAGCCACGGTTGATCATCTTGCGATAGCGCGGACTGATGATGATGTTTGGCGTAATGTGATCGTTAATAATAACCACATACTCTCCGTCGATCAGCTTCAAAGTCACATCCGGATACACGTATGCCGCACTGTTCCGCATTATCCTTAGCCCGGGTTTGGGATCCAGCTTCGAAATCTGATCCCGATAGGTCATTATGGTGTCTTCAGACACATTGAAGTAAGACGCAATCTTCTGAAAGCGCCGATGTATAAGATTCTCAAATTGAAATGTGACCATGCCCAAAATGATGGGATTATGCTTCTGCTCCGCATCCAATTGGGCCACCAGGCACTCCGAGATGTCCCTCGCAGATATCCCCTTGGGGCTCAGATGCAGCACGATTTCGTGAAGCTCCTCCGCCCGGCGGGCACTCACCTTAAACCGTGCGGCAACCCGGGATATGGGATAATCCTTGGGCAAAAAACCGTATGAATCGCAGCTATCCACCAGCTCCGTTATAAAATCCACTTCATGCTCCGGCAGATTCAGAGGATAGAGCTGCTCCAGATACTTTTCTTTGGCATCTCCCTCATAGCGTATCATTGCATCGCCCTGCTCCGAGTCGCCCTCGCTGCGGTATCCCTCACCACCGGAATGGTATTCATTCCACTGATCCAAAATATCGGTCAGTTGGCGAGCTTCGGCAACAGCGCTGGACACCTCGTCCGTAGCATCCACATCCTCTATTGGAGTATTTGATTCCGGTGGAGCCTGTTCATAATCGCTATCTACCAAATCCTCTTCATCTTTCTCATCTCTTAGCTCCAGCAGGGGATTGCTCTCCAGCTCTTGCTTGATGTAACTCTCCAGCTCCAGAATGGGTAACGCAAGCATCCTGAGGGATTGTAGCATCTTGGGCTTGAGGGCGAGCTCCTGTTTTTGTTTCAGAGACAAGTGTTGATTTATGGTGCTCATAGTCGTTGCTCAAAAGGGCTCATTGTAAACCTTTCTCCCAGATACAGTCTTTTTGCATCTTCATCGTTGATCAATTCCATCGATGATCCCGATACGATGATCTTACCTTCGTAGATAATATAAGCACGGTTCACTATTTTCAAAGTCTCAATTACATTATGATCGGTAATCATCACTCCGATGTTTTTTTCTCTCAGTTTTCCGATGATATCCTGAATATCTGCTACTGCAATGGGATCTACTCCCGCAAAAGGCTCGTCCATGAAGATGAAAGCTGGATTTGTTACCAAGGCTCTGGTGATCTCCAGCTTTCGCCGCTCGCCCCCAGAGAGAGTATAGGCTTTCTGCTTTGCCAGTTTGCTGAGGTTCAGCTCCTCCAAAGCCTCTCCCAGGCGTTGCTTGCGTTCCTTACGGGACAAGTTCAGGGTTTCCAGAATCGCCATCACATTGTCTTCCACACTCAGCTTGGCAAAGATCGAAGGCGCCTGAGCCAGATAACCCATCCCCATCCGGGCACGCTTGTACATGGCTTTGTGAGTGATGTCCGCATCGTTTAGCAATACTTTGCCGCCATTGGGCTTTGCCAGTCCGATTATCATATAAAATGTGGTGGTCTTTCCGGCTCCGTTCGGCCCCAGGATGCCCACAACCTCACCCTGATGGATTTCCAGACTGAGATCGTTCACCACAGTGCGTTTGCCGTATACCTTCACGAGATTCTGTGCTTTTATAGTATTCAATTCCATGGTGATAATCTAAGTGGAGAGGTGAATTGTGTCAAGAATCATTCTTGAATCTGTATGTCCCCCGAATATTCCCTCCCATGTCCATCAGCCTTAGCTTGTTGTCTTCATCAAACTTAGCTTTCAGCCTATCCCCGTCTGCAGCGTTGATAAAAAAATCCTGCTTCTCGCCTTCTTCCTGAAGAAAGTAATACGATACCCGGGCATCTGCGCTAAAATCCAGTATCCTACCCTCGGCAAAGTTCAGCACTATATCCTGCGCTCTCACCCAGTTGTTGCGCTCCTCATTCTCTTCAGCAGCAAATTGCACCAGACACGAATCCACCAGAACCACCTGCGTCAGCTCCTGCTCCTTGAAATAAACCTGAAATTCGATGGCCTCCGCTGTGGCGAAGTTGTTCTCAAACTTTGGCTCTCCCAGAAACACCGCCTTCTCTTCCTCCGAAAAGTAGATCAGAAAGTCGCTGGTGGCATGATAATCCTTGCTATCCGTGCGTACATTGAAGGTGGCGATCAACTTGCCCTCCTCCTCGTAAAGCTCCATTTTATCCGCTTTGATGATAAGAGTATCCTCCACCCCGGTAACCACTTCCGGCTCTTCAATCAGGAAAGCATAGCCATTGGGACGATCCCAAAATCCATAACCACACTTTGCATTGGCATTTTCCTTCTGATCGTAAGCCCTTACACGGCTCCACACCGTGAAAGTGTCTTTCCCCTGGTCGTAGATGGCATGATCCCCCTCCATATGGCGCACAAATCCGTCTTTTGTGCGTTGTGTAAGCTTTACCCTGCCCCCCAGGTTCAATACCTGCGGAATGCGATAGTAAGCCAGAGAATCTGCCACCAGATGCAGAGAATCGTTTTGCACCACCACATTGCCGGTTAGCCGCGCAATCTTCTGTGTGTCCAGGATCAAAGCCCTGTTGCCCCTAAACTCGGTGTCTCCATAAAAGAAATGAACATTCCCCGTGAGGTCCAGTATCTGCGCCGTTTCCACATTGCTCATATACATGCGGTCGGCATGGATCAGCTTGAATTTCTGCCGCTCTGTCTCATCTGCGCTTAGAGAGAGCAACACCAACAGCAGACTACCAATCCACAAAATCTTCTTCATCAAAATAACCTTCGGCAGTCACGGTGTTCATCTCCGCAAAGCTCAATTTGGTATTTGTGCGCAGGTTTTCGCCCCTTAGTGCGTCCCCCATCCGCGTCAGCGTAAGTTGAGTGGGCACAATGATCTCGTCCACATTGCGATCCCAATACATCTTTTGTGTCTTGATGTCCCCGTCTTTGGTCTTGAAACTCACGCTACCGCTGGCAATCACCACATTCCGCGCATCGTCCACGACGGTGGTATCCGCCTTGATCACGGAGCTCACCTGCCCTTCCTTGTCATAGGAAGTAAGGGTTACTATGTATCCATACAGCATTCGGCGATCCGTAAAACGCTCCATACTTTTGGCTTCTATAATATAATCCAGGCGTTCATTGCGATATTCCGCCAGCTGTACTCCCTCGGAATACTCATCCGCCACACCCTGCTCCAATACCGGAATTTTCTGATTCAGGCTCTCCTCTGAACACGAGCAGATGATAACTAGAAGCAAGAGCGGATAAATCAGCTTCAGCGCTTTGAAGCCTCTTCTCATCATTTGCAGCCCACGCTTTCCAGATAGTTCCTTATCGCACTGTCATACACGCCTTTTTTGTGCAGGATCAGGTTGATCAATTCCCGTACCGCCCCTTCTCCGCCCCGGCGTTCGGTAACCATATCCGCCGTCTTTTGCACTTCCGGCCAGGCATTGGCGGGTACCACCCCCAAAGCCGCTCTGCGAATGCAGGGAACATCATTCCAATCGTCGCCCATATAAATCACGTTGTCAAAAGTAAGACCCAGCTCCTCCAAGAGCTTTGTAACACACTCCAGTTTATTGTCTATACCCTGATACAGATGCTCGATCTTCAGATCTTGACATCGCCGCTGAAGTGCTTCAGACGATCTGCCGCTCACCACAGCCACGCGGGTGCTGATTTCCCTTATCAGAATCAAGCCCATTCCATCCGCAGCATTGAACTGCTTGATGTCCTGGCCGTCGCTACCATATATGATCTTTCCGTTTGTCAATACCCCATCACAATCCAAAATCAGGAGCTTGATCTCTCCCCAGGGAACGGGACGCTTGTTTGGCCTCATCATTGGATTCATAGTAATCTCTCCTATAGCTTTTCGCAGATGCGCACACAATCCCGCAGCAGGTTCTCCATGCTGTCCAGAGCTAACATGGTGGATGCATCACTCAGGCCTTTGGCGGGATCGGGATGGCACTCTATAAAGAGTCCGTCCACCTTTCCGGTAGCCAGTGCTGCTTTTGCCATCATCGGCGCAAATTCCGGATTTCCCCCGCTGCGCTTGCCGATGGATGGCAGCTGTAAAGAGTGCGTAAGGTCGTAGATGATGGGATATCCAAATTCTTTCATGATGGCAAAGCCCCGGAAGTCCACTACCAGATTGTGATAGCCAAAGCTGCTCCCGCGCTCTGTAAGTAGTATCTTTTCATTCCCGGTTTCGCTGGCCTTTTGTGCTGCAGATTGCATGTCCTCAGGAGCCATAAATTGCCCTTTTTTGATGTTCACGATCCGTCCCGACAGCGCCGCTGCCCTTATCAAATCCGTCTGCCGGCTCAGAAATGCCGGGATCTGCAGAATGTCACATACTTCCGCTGCGGAAGCCACCTCACATACTTCATGCACATCGCTCAAGATTGGCAGATTGTAGTCCCGCCCTATGTTGTGCAAGAGTTTCAGCCCCTCCAGGATTCCGGGACCTGTATAGGAATCCCCACTGCTGCGGTTTGCCTTTTTGTAAGATGACTTGAAGATAAGGGGCAATTCCAGCCGCCGGCATACCTGCGATAAACGCTCCGCACATTGGTGCATCACGGCTTCACTCTCTACCACACAGGGACCCGCAATTACAAAGAAAGGCCGGGCAGACTTCAGGTTTTCAAAAAGGCTCATGTATCTTCCTAGCAAATTTTTTTGATCTTTTCCCAACTGCAATCTTTGGTGTTCAAACCAAAATGTCCATAACTGGCAGTAGGCTGAAAGATCGGTTTGCGTAAATCAAGATAATCGATGATTCCCTTTACTGTCAAGTCAAATTCCTTCAGGATCTTCGCCTCGATCTCATGCTCGGCAATCTTGCCGCTACCAAAGGTTTCCACCATCACGCTGTTCGGTGCAGCGTCGCCGATTACAAAACTGAACTGGATCAGGCATTCATCTGCCAAACCGCTGCCCACTACGCTCTTGGCAATGTGGCGCACCATATAAGACGCACTGCGATCCACCTTGGTGGCGTCCTTTCCACTAAAAGCACCGCCGCCATGCTGTGCCCAACCACCATAAGTGTCCACGATGATCTTGCGCCCAGTAAGCCCAGTATCCGACGCCGGCCCGCCTTCGTGCCAACGCCCCAGGGGATTGATGAGAATCTTCAGATGATCCGCATCAAAGCGAACTTCATCTTCCATTTCCAGGATGGTGCTTTTCACTACTTTATCTACAATCGCCCGCTTCAATTCCTCAAATTCCAGTTCACAGATGGCCTGGTGGTGAGTGGAAATCACCAGAGTCTCCAATTCCCGTGGTTTACGCCCTTCAAAGCGGAAACTCACCTGACTCTTCGCATCTGGAAGCAAACAGGGAATGCTGCCGTCTCTACGGGCTTTGGCAAGGTTTATCAATAGTTGATGCGCCACCTCGATGGGTATCGGCATCAGGGATTTGGTCTGATTGCAGGCATAACCGAACATCAGGCCTTGATCTCCGGCACCATCATTGAGCGCCAATGCCCGCTCTTGCTTGTGCAACAGATTTGTAATCTCACAATTGTGATCAAATCCCTTGCCCGCATGCGTGTAGCCGATCTTGCGGATCACCTCACGCACGATTGGCTCTACATCAATGGATGCTTGGGAATTGATCTCTCCGGAAAGAATAACCCTATCCTGCGTACACAGTGTTTCACAGGCTACCCGGCTAAGCGGATCCTGCTCCAGATATGCATCAAGAATGGCATCCGATATCAGATCGCAGACCTTGTCCGGATGACCTTCGGACACAGATTCGGATGTAAAAATATAACCGCTTCTGTCGGATGGTTTTGCATGTAGTGCTGTCATTTATATTCTCCTTTTTTCTTTCTCAATCTCACTTGCCTGCGCCACAATAAAAACCGGCTGCTAAAGCCGGCGAAAAAAAGAGCCGCACTTTAGCACATTTCTATCGCGGAGCAAAGGGCAAATTACCGCGTTCTTTGGGCATTGAAGCTCTTTGGCTTCATCATTTATACAAAAAAACGGCTTACACGCTATGTCCCACGGACAGCGGACAAACCGCAAAGTGTGGTACATCTTCGGGGACTCGAACCCCGGACCCACTGATTAAGAGTCAGTTGCTCTACCAGCTGAGCTAAAGATGCACACTGTGAAAGTCAGCAAAATCCGCCTGCGCTTTGTGTCAAGAAATTTCCGATTTTACACGGCTACGAAAGGACACACTGGTTGATTGCTCCAATGCTGCTTCTATATTTTCGGAGGATCGGAATACTCCGTTACGAGAACCCCGTAAACTGCAGCACTACAGCACCATTAAACTACGAACTAAAGAACCGATATAAACCTTGACGGTTTTGTGTATACTCTAATATGTGTTTTGAGGACTAAAGTAATGAGAAACATTACGTTGACAGTATTGATCCTAATGCTTTGTCTGCCTTGTTTTGGACAGAGCGTTCCCATCACGGAGAAAGTTGAGACGGAAGAATACTCAAATCTGGAGCTCGATTTGAATGTGGGCATGGGTGTCAGGCTTACTGGTCCCACTAGATACCGCTGGCGCATACAACCTGCTGCCGGAATCGC from Candidatus Cloacimonadota bacterium encodes the following:
- a CDS encoding OstA-like protein, whose translation is MKKILWIGSLLLVLLSLSADETERQKFKLIHADRMYMSNVETAQILDLTGNVHFFYGDTEFRGNRALILDTQKIARLTGNVVVQNDSLHLVADSLAYYRIPQVLNLGGRVKLTQRTKDGFVRHMEGDHAIYDQGKDTFTVWSRVRAYDQKENANAKCGYGFWDRPNGYAFLIEEPEVVTGVEDTLIIKADKMELYEEEGKLIATFNVRTDSKDYHATSDFLIYFSEEEKAVFLGEPKFENNFATAEAIEFQVYFKEQELTQVVLVDSCLVQFAAEENEERNNWVRAQDIVLNFAEGRILDFSADARVSYYFLQEEGEKQDFFINAADGDRLKAKFDEDNKLRLMDMGGNIRGTYRFKNDS
- the lptB gene encoding LPS export ABC transporter ATP-binding protein produces the protein MELNTIKAQNLVKVYGKRTVVNDLSLEIHQGEVVGILGPNGAGKTTTFYMIIGLAKPNGGKVLLNDADITHKAMYKRARMGMGYLAQAPSIFAKLSVEDNVMAILETLNLSRKERKQRLGEALEELNLSKLAKQKAYTLSGGERRKLEITRALVTNPAFIFMDEPFAGVDPIAVADIQDIIGKLREKNIGVMITDHNVIETLKIVNRAYIIYEGKIIVSGSSMELINDEDAKRLYLGERFTMSPFEQRL
- the lptC gene encoding LPS export ABC transporter periplasmic protein LptC; the encoded protein is MMRRGFKALKLIYPLLLLVIICSCSEESLNQKIPVLEQGVADEYSEGVQLAEYRNERLDYIIEAKSMERFTDRRMLYGYIVTLTSYDKEGQVSSVIKADTTVVDDARNVVIASGSVSFKTKDGDIKTQKMYWDRNVDEIIVPTQLTLTRMGDALRGENLRTNTKLSFAEMNTVTAEGYFDEEDFVDW
- the rpoN gene encoding RNA polymerase factor sigma-54: MSTINQHLSLKQKQELALKPKMLQSLRMLALPILELESYIKQELESNPLLELRDEKDEEDLVDSDYEQAPPESNTPIEDVDATDEVSSAVAEARQLTDILDQWNEYHSGGEGYRSEGDSEQGDAMIRYEGDAKEKYLEQLYPLNLPEHEVDFITELVDSCDSYGFLPKDYPISRVAARFKVSARRAEELHEIVLHLSPKGISARDISECLVAQLDAEQKHNPIILGMVTFQFENLIHRRFQKIASYFNVSEDTIMTYRDQISKLDPKPGLRIMRNSAAYVYPDVTLKLIDGEYVVIINDHITPNIIISPRYRKMINRGYFDKETTSYVRERINSAKFLIKSIYMRMRTLEQVSLSIIKHQHDFFYNGSGVMQPLTYSAIAQDLGKSESTISRVVKHKYAETPYGVFAFKDFFTSTAGRDDNYESISRHKVKNCIIRLVDSEDKKKPLSDRALVEILKGEGLNISRRIIAKYRDEMGILNSRLRRK
- the raiA gene encoding ribosome-associated translation inhibitor RaiA; translated protein: MQITITARHFELTKAIRDYVESSCLKLKKYFDQIITIHVTLALENSRNLCELSLHAGKFGLQATAEEMDMYLSIDTSLEKMEAQIKKLKDRVTDHQKRALKEQFNDFSRASDIQVNNQDHARKTIKTKRVVTELMEIQEALDKMDASKEDFFIFRNIETDRINVLVKKDNENYKLFEP
- the lpdA gene encoding dihydrolipoyl dehydrogenase translates to MGNYNVIVIGGGPGGYEAAIRLSQYGISCLLIEKERLGGVCLNRGCIPTKALVKSAELYREMREAEVYGLPATDIHLDYAQVFERKNKIVEQLVGGIEFLYRKRKIALHHSAVTEIIKHQDAFEVKTADDQSFKSKFVIIATGSTAKSLRGITIDEQDIMSSTGILQMDSLPESLAIVGGGVIGCEFASIYAAFGVKVSIIEFLPRLVALEDEEISKRLALALKKSGIKVMTNTAVHSIEKDGKEMLLKLGNESELRAEKVLLSVGRLPSYDIQSTGFDLKTDKGAISIDELMRTSEPGIYAIGDVTAKLQLAHTASKQGLLAAGHIAHLLKGTTARTCGLEYVNIPRCTFTNPEIGSVGYNEADAKEKFGEIIIGKFPFSASGKAMSMSATQGFVKTIARKDNGELVGMHIMGTGAAELIAQGAIMISGHMTAESIEDIVFAHPTLSEAIMESVEDLRELSIHKI
- a CDS encoding HPr family phosphocarrier protein produces the protein MMRKTVIVKNKLGLHARPSALLVRAATKYRSEFHIEKDGTQVNGKSIMGVMMLAAECGSSLELIADGVDEEYLIDEISEMISSGFGE
- the hprK gene encoding HPr(Ser) kinase/phosphatase, which produces MKEITVREFFDAKKKDLALSLVTEPETLSKKVSSPHVNRPGLALAGYLEVFSAERIQVFGETEVRYLQSMKEEDLVSRVRDMFKTDIPCIIISKGLTLPPVIEYLANDLNIALLSSRLSTINLIQHLSRYLQDIFALEKTIHATLVDVFGLGIMLTGKSGIGKSECALDLVHRGHSLVGDDLITLRYLDEQLYGRPGREFGHFMEIRGVGFVNVERMFGIERTRRQKTIDLQIELMPWQENMDYERIGLSNSYAEHLGVKIPIIYLPVSPGKNVSVIVEVAAMNMILKGVGYDAAEDFNRKIHDEIRKKTMQKKIEDDEKDSDSKE
- a CDS encoding HAD hydrolase family protein, whose amino-acid sequence is MNPMMRPNKRPVPWGEIKLLILDCDGVLTNGKIIYGSDGQDIKQFNAADGMGLILIREISTRVAVVSGRSSEALQRRCQDLKIEHLYQGIDNKLECVTKLLEELGLTFDNVIYMGDDWNDVPCIRRAALGVVPANAWPEVQKTADMVTERRGGEGAVRELINLILHKKGVYDSAIRNYLESVGCK
- the ptsP gene encoding phosphoenolpyruvate--protein phosphotransferase, whose amino-acid sequence is MKEVRGNSLAKGLAAGIAVYIDQRGLDVPQHKILPEETKEEETVYIQACAKAAAEIKEHLGAHSLNKNEMEILSSHLDILADPDIRKNIQNKILKEYKNAALAIQEAFSEAIEFFSSMQNEMFAQRAADFRDVRNRLLLKILKLESDPFAKLGPETIPIFHEIHPSEVSLLNKMGVRAYVCEVGSITSHSAILSRALSIACVGAIPDLREHIHEGDHLIIDGELGLVVNDPDDEALEFYAQKMQILELISQKQRLLREDPAITLSGRNITMTLNIGIPAEIDQVNELNADGVGLFRTEFLFLSRNDLPSEDEQYEIYHSLATKIAPKILTIRTFDLGGDKLTHSIDSPKEENPYLGNRGIRFSLAHPEVLRTQLRAILRASVLGNIRIMFPMIIDVEDFLQAKRELKSCADELYEQGVKYDYDIQVGTMVEIPSAAISSESLARECDFLSLGTNDLVQYTLAVDRNNDTVSRYFIQHHPAVLKLIRLTIASANKYNRSISVCGEMASLKEYTPLLIGMGISELSVNPSSLYDIKRVVRNCDEHLDNLVKNFDFSKSLNDIDNLVYHTLKKYYAKKGADL